The Borrelia maritima genome includes a window with the following:
- a CDS encoding DUF226 domain-containing protein — protein sequence MENVIDSMEKGKCKVECQNKERFIKIEKENGKAMYHTKIMMDIYKFGVYEKKHEFRLSLRALFNGERIVEETHLYPIKEGDKFIGIFYGYRKSIKKPLIKYQLNGTRKAYALARAYYMEFRFKAGSVFCYFKGLYRLLDKKRTDNHYNKVLFSMFTDLEQQVYKFYGKKYPEQGPLIKWILKNLK from the coding sequence ATGGAAAATGTAATTGATTCTATGGAAAAAGGCAAATGTAAAGTTGAATGTCAAAATAAAGAACGGTTTATTAAGATTGAAAAAGAAAATGGTAAAGCAATGTACCATACAAAAATAATGATGGATATTTATAAATTTGGAGTTTATGAAAAAAAACATGAATTTAGATTATCATTGAGAGCCTTATTTAATGGAGAAAGAATTGTTGAAGAAACTCACTTATACCCAATTAAAGAAGGAGATAAGTTTATTGGCATTTTTTATGGCTACAGAAAATCAATAAAAAAACCCCTAATAAAATATCAATTAAACGGGACTAGAAAAGCTTATGCGTTGGCAAGGGCATATTATATGGAATTTAGATTTAAAGCCGGAAGTGTTTTTTGCTATTTTAAGGGACTGTATCGTTTATTAGATAAAAAAAGAACAGACAATCACTATAACAAAGTTTTATTTAGTATGTTTACAGATTTAGAACAACAAGTATATAAATTTTATGGGAAAAAATACCCCGAACAAGGACCACTAATAAAATGGATACTAAAAAACCTAAAATAA
- a CDS encoding ParA family protein, with protein sequence MDTKKPKIITIASIKGGVGKSTSSIIFATLLAQEYKVLLIDIDTQASTTSYFYKEITNQKINVVSKNIYRVLKEKLDINNAIVNVKHNLDLIPSYLSLHKFSSEFIPLKELRLKDNLFFLKQNYDYIIMDTNPSLDFTLSNALMTSNCIIVPMTAEKWAIESLELLEFYIKNLKIKIPIFLLITRFKKNNTHKELLKHVKSKKGFLGIVHEREDLNKKITSNDEFDMTKDYIDEYKEALSKFFDMHGKYIIKNCP encoded by the coding sequence ATGGATACTAAAAAACCTAAAATAATAACAATTGCCTCAATTAAGGGCGGTGTTGGCAAGAGCACCAGTTCAATAATATTTGCAACTTTGCTAGCCCAAGAATATAAAGTATTATTAATAGATATAGATACTCAAGCATCTACTACTAGTTATTTTTATAAAGAAATTACAAATCAAAAGATTAATGTTGTAAGCAAAAACATATACAGAGTATTAAAAGAAAAATTAGATATAAATAATGCAATTGTAAATGTTAAACACAACTTGGATCTAATACCAAGTTATTTAAGTTTGCATAAATTTTCAAGCGAATTTATTCCCCTTAAAGAGTTGAGATTGAAGGATAATTTATTTTTTTTAAAACAGAATTACGATTATATAATAATGGATACTAATCCAAGCTTAGATTTTACTTTATCTAATGCTTTAATGACTAGCAATTGTATAATAGTTCCAATGACAGCCGAAAAATGGGCAATAGAAAGTTTGGAGTTATTAGAATTTTATATTAAGAATTTAAAAATAAAAATTCCAATTTTTCTTCTTATAACGAGATTTAAAAAAAACAATACTCATAAAGAGCTATTAAAACATGTTAAATCTAAAAAAGGATTTTTAGGAATTGTTCATGAGAGAGAAGATTTGAATAAGAAAATTACTAGTAATGATGAATTTGATATGACTAAAGACTATATTGATGAATATAAAGAAGCATTATCAAAATTTTTTGATATGCATGGGAAATATATTATAAAGAATTGTCCGTAA
- a CDS encoding chromosome replication/partitioning protein → MKIELNKRVLSEKIDPDVEKKIVTNEDAIIHYNFLKDRLKANFRKEIFHKVDNIRILKEIKDNEYYKLDGYKSFNAFIKDYNIARSQAYNYLKLAAALQKGILKEDYVIENGIHNSLNLIHGKESSTFKRSKKNPIKPLRFQLKTKESYDFYKNNANFTSFMMHEIFENQKDLINKLLKKYKQLKG, encoded by the coding sequence ATGAAAATAGAATTAAACAAAAGAGTTTTATCAGAAAAAATAGATCCTGATGTTGAAAAAAAAATTGTTACCAATGAAGATGCAATTATTCATTACAACTTTTTAAAGGATAGATTAAAGGCAAATTTTAGAAAAGAAATATTTCATAAGGTGGACAATATTAGAATTTTAAAGGAAATAAAAGATAATGAATACTATAAACTTGATGGTTATAAAAGTTTTAATGCTTTTATAAAAGATTATAATATAGCAAGAAGTCAAGCTTATAATTATTTAAAATTAGCAGCTGCTTTGCAAAAGGGAATTCTTAAAGAGGACTATGTAATAGAAAATGGCATTCATAATTCTCTTAATTTAATACACGGCAAAGAAAGTTCAACATTTAAAAGATCTAAAAAAAATCCAATCAAACCGTTAAGATTTCAACTTAAAACTAAAGAAAGCTATGATTTTTATAAAAACAATGCTAACTTTACAAGTTTTATGATGCATGAGATTTTTGAAAATCAAAAAGATTTGATTAATAAACTCTTAAAGAAGTATAAGCAGTTAAAAGGATAG
- the bdr gene encoding Bdr family repetitive protein: MSNLAYRTYNIESIKNEFLNIGFSEDTIDFVLLHNNNYNFEFLEEKMIYVEKNLNARIDNVEKSLNEKLSMGNSLIYFMILTTAMLGPILNTLFMKYLQGGKYFITYNVLF, from the coding sequence ATGAGCAATTTAGCATACAGAACATACAATATAGAAAGCATAAAAAATGAATTTTTAAACATAGGGTTTAGTGAGGATACAATAGATTTTGTTTTACTTCATAATAACAATTACAATTTTGAATTTTTAGAAGAGAAAATGATCTATGTAGAAAAGAATTTAAATGCTAGAATAGACAATGTAGAAAAAAGTTTAAACGAAAAACTTAGTATGGGGAATAGTCTAATATATTTTATGATATTAACAACAGCAATGCTTGGACCGATTTTAAATACTTTATTTATGAAATATTTGCAAGGTGGCAAATATTTCATAACATATAATGTACTTTTTTAG